One Nicotiana tomentosiformis chromosome 4, ASM39032v3, whole genome shotgun sequence genomic window carries:
- the LOC104088763 gene encoding F-box/FBD/LRR-repeat protein At1g13570-like produces MELSDSERVDVEKDREDRISTLPRNVIDGILELLPVEDAARTSILSNNWRYIWAMLPNLVLNKLFCNKLAARSQYVFKDTIDKILLQHSGDIVKFVLDVSAIVLFPYPDIDRWMIYVTRNGVKELTLKSNYTTYNVPSYVFNCPTLTHLELLNCVFKPPISFLGFPNLVTLRLEKITFVPTPEFCVINAPLLVNLTFMYCNSTKYLNIVSSRLNSLVVRESHYDIELSCFMNCKNLAALYLATNNPISAERSKLEKLLLSLPILQVLTLCSFFLELLSAGAVPQELPFTLNCLWNLILGVNIGQMGQISYTLELIKSSPNLSKLEIWVNATSVTVEAVSEYLDTADCLNQPLNKLKYVVIHLFKGSKTELFFVKLLFARCPSLKSMSIKQAKASGSKEERNIVIELARFPRASPEAELLYFPCSD; encoded by the exons ATGGAGTTGAGCG ATAGTGAAAGAGTTGATGTTGAAAAGGATAGAGAAGATAGAATCAGCACTCTGCCAAGAAACGTTATAGATGGTATTCTTGAACTCCTGCCGGTAGAAGATGCGGCAAGAACTAGTATTCTATCAAACAATTGGAGATATATCTGGGCCATGCTTCCTAATTTGGTGCTGAATAAGCTCTTTTGCAATAAATTAGCAGCAAGATCTCAATATGTCTTCAAAGACACTATAGATAAGATTCTGTTACAGCATTCTGGAGACATAGTGAAGTTTGTCCTTGATGTTTCAGCAATAGTTTTATTTCCCTATCCAGATATTGATAGATGGATGATTTATGTTACTAGAAACGGTGTCAAGGAGCTAACCCTTAAGTCAAATTATACTACTTATAATGTGCCTTCTTATGTATTTAATTGTCCAACACTGACACATTTGGAACTCTTAAACTGTGTCTTCAAACCACCAATTTCTTTTCTTGGCTTTCCGAATCTTGTAACACTTCGTCTGGAAAAAATAACCTTTGTGCCAACTCCAGAGTTTTGTGTTATCAATGCGCCCCTTCTTGTCAATTTGACCTTTATGTACTGTAACAGTACTAAATATTTGAACATTGTTTCATCACGGTTGAATTCCTTGGTTGTTCGTGAGAGTCACTATGATATTGAACTAAGTTGCTTTATGAACTGCAAAAATTTGGCAGCTTTATACCTTGCGACTAATAATCCAATATCTGCTGAAAGATCAAAATTGGAAAAGCTTCTTCTTAGCTTGCCTATACTTCAGGTGCTTACTTTGTGTTCATTTTTCCTTGAG CTTTTGAGTGCAGGTGCAGTTCCACAAGAGCTTCCTTTTACACTCAACTGCTTGTGGAATCTAATTTTAGGTGTAAACATCGGCCAAATGGGTCAGATTTCTTACACTCTCGAGTTGATTAAGAGCTCCCCCAATTTGAGTAAACTTGAGATTTGG GTCAATGCTACCAGTGTCACTGTTGAAGCAGTTTCGGAATATCTAGACACAGCTGACTGCTTGAACCAACCACTTAACAAGCTCAAATATGTGGTCATACATTTGTTTAAGGGTTCAAAAACTGAGCTGTTTTTCGTAAAGCTATTGTTTGCTCGTTGTCCATCTTTGAAAAGTATGAGCATTAAGCAAGCAAAAGCCTCTGGTTCCAAGGAAGAAAGAAATATTGTCATAGAATTGGCGCGTTTCCCTAGAGCATCTCCCGAGGCAGAGCTACTGTATTTTCCATGCTCGGATTAG